The Sebastes umbrosus isolate fSebUmb1 chromosome 23, fSebUmb1.pri, whole genome shotgun sequence genome contains a region encoding:
- the tnpo3 gene encoding transportin-3 isoform X1, translating to MEGGKPNLSLVYQAVQALYHDPDPAGKERASVWLGELQRSMYAWEISDQLLQLKQDVESCYFAAQTMKMKIQTSFFELPPETHNALRDSLLTHIQNLKDLSPIIVTQLALAIADLALQMASWKGCVHTLIEKYNNDISSMPFLIEILTVLPEEVHSRSLRIGANRRTEIIEDLAYYSSTVVTLLTSCVEKAGSDEKMLIKVFRCLGSWFNLGVLDSNFMASNQLLMVLFQVLQRDETSTNLHESASDCVCSALYAIENVETNMALALQLFQGVLTLETAYHMAVAREDLDKVLNYCRIFTELCETFLETTVRSPGQGMGDLRTLELLLICAGHPQYEVVEISFNFWYRLGEHLYKINDAALHTIFRPYIQRLLHCLARHCQLDPDHEGIPEDTDDFGEFRMRVSDLVKDVIFLVGSMECFSQLYSTLKEGNPSWEVTEAVLFIMAAIAKSVDPENNPTLSEVLQQVVLLPESVHMAVRYTSIELVGEMSEVVDRNPRFLDPVLNYLMKGLREKTLASAAAKAIHNICSVCRDHMAQHFQGLLDIARALDSFALSTEAAVGLLKGTALVLARLPLEKIAECLSDLCAVQVMALKKLLAEESTNGKSADPTVWLDRLAVIFRHTNPIVENGQTHPCQKVIQEIWPVLSETLNTHQADNRIVERCCRCLRFAVRCVGKGSASLLQPLVTQMVSVYQVYPHSCFLYLGSILVDEYGMEEGCRQGLLDMLQALCMPTFQLLEQQNGLRNHPDTVDDLFRLATRFVQRSPVTLLSSSIIVHIIQCAIAATSLDHRDANCSVMKFVRDLIHTGVANDHEEDFEVRKQLIGQAMEQHGQQLVTQLMHSCCFCLPPYTLPDVAEVLWEVMMFDRPTFCRWLENSLKGLPKETSGGAVTVTHKQLTDFHKQVTSAEECKQVCWAIREFTRLFR from the exons CTGCAGAGATCG ATGTACGCATGGGAGATCTCCgatcagctgctgcagctcaaaCAGGACGTGGAGTCGTGTTACTTTGCTGCTCAgacgatgaagatgaagatCCAAACGTCCTTCTTCGAGCTTCCACCCGAGACCCACAATGCACTGCGAGACTCGCTGCTGACCCACATCCAGAACCTCAAAGACCTGTCGCCCATCATCGTCACACAG CTGGCTTTAGCCATAGCAGATCTCGCCCTTCAGATGGCTTCGTGGAAAGGATGTGTTCACACGCTCATAGAAAA GTACAACAATGACATCAGCTCGATGCCCTTCCTCATAGAGATTCTCACTGTGCTACCGGAGGAAGTCCACAGTCGATCTCTACGAATCGGAGCCAATCGTAGGACAGAAATCATCGAGGATCTGGCGTATTACTCCAGCACTGTCGTCACTTTGCTG ACGTCGTGTGTGGAGAAGGCGGGTAGCGATGAGAAGATGCTCATCAAGGTCTTTCGCTGTTTGGGCAGCTGGTTCAACCTGGGAGTCCTGGACAGTAACTTCATGGCCAGTAACCAGCTGCTCATGGTCCTCTTCCAAGTCCTG CAGAGGGATGAAACATCTACCAACCTCCACGAGTCGGCGTCCGACTGCGTCTGCTCGGCTCTTTACGCCATAGAAAATGTGGAGACCAACATGGCGTTAGCTCTGCAGCTCTTCCAGGGCGTTCTGACGCTGGAGACGGCGTATCACATGGCCGTGGCCCGGGAAGACCTTGACAA AGTGCTGAACTACTGCAGGATCTTCACCGAACTCTGCGAGACATTTTTAGAGACGACCGTCAGGAGTCCAGGCCAAGGTATGGGAGACCTGAGGacactggagctgctgctgatctGTGCAGGACACCCGCAGTATGAG GTTGTAGAGATCTCCTTTAACTTCTGGTACCGTCTCGGAGAACAtctgtataaaataaatgacgCAGCTCTCCACACCATCTTCAGACCGTACATCCAGAGACTTCTGCACTGTTTGGCCCGACACTGTCAACTGGATCCAGACCAC GAGGGGATCCCAGAGGACACCGATGATTTTGGGGAGTTCAGGATGAGAGTCTCTGACCTCGTTAAAGACGTCATTTTTCTGGTTGGATCCATGGAGTGTTTCTCTCAG TTATATTCTACGTTAAAAGAAGGGAATCCTTCCTGGGAGGTGACGGAAGCTGTTCTATTCATCATGGCTGCGATCGCTAAAAGTGTTGATCC AGAGAACAACCCGACGCTCTCGGAGGTGTTGCAGCAGGTGGTTTTACTTCCGGAAAGCGTCCATATGGCGGTTCGTTATACGAGCATCGAGCTGGTCGGAGAGATGAGTGAGGTCGTGGACAGAAACCCAAGATTTCTCG ACCCCGTGTTGAACTATCTGATGAAAGGTCTCAGAGAGAAAACTCTGGCGTCAGCAGCAGCGAAGGCAATCCACAACATCTGTTCAGTGTGCAGAGATCACATGGCTCAACACTTCCAGGGTCTGCTGGACATCGCTCGCGCCCTCGACTCCTTCGCCCTGTCCACTGAGGCCGCTGTAGGACTGCTTAAAG GTACAGCTCTGGTCCTGGCTCGTCTTCCTCTGGAGAAGATCGCAGAGTGTCTCAGTGATCTCTGTGCTGTTCAGGTCATGGCTCTAAAAAAG CTTTTGGCTGAAGAATCTACAAACGGTAAATCAGCTGATCCCACCGTCTGGCTTGACCGACTGGCTGTTATCTTCAG acacacaaaccCCATTGTTGAGAACGGACAGACTCACCCCTGTCAGAAAGTCATTCAGGAG ATCTGGCCAGTGCTGTCGGAGACTCTGAACACTCATCAGGCTGATAACAGGATTGTGGAGAGATGCTGTCGCTGTCTCAGGTTCGCTGTACGATGTGTCGGGAAAGGCTCCGCATCCCTGCTGCAGCCGCTCGTTACTCAG ATGGTGAGTGTGTACCAGGTGTATCCACACTCCTGCTTCCTCTACCTTGGCAGCATTCTGGTGGACGAGTATGGCATGGAGGAGGGTTGCAGGCAGGGACTGCTTGATATGTTACAG gctCTGTGTATGCCGACCTTCCAGCTGTTGGAGCAGCAGAATGGTCTGAGGAATCATCCTGACACCGTAGATGACCTGTTCAGACTGGCCACCAG GTTTGTTCAGAGGAGTCCCGTCACTTtactcagcagcagcatcatcgtTCACATCATCCAGTGCGCAATCGCTGCCACCTCATTGGACCACCGAGACGCCAACTGCAGCGTCATGAAGTTTGTCAGAGACCTCATTCACACCGGAGTCGCTAACGAC CACGAGGAGGACTTTGAGGTGAGGAAGCAGCTGATTGGTCAGGCTATGGAGCAGCACGGTCAGCAGCTCGTCACTCAGCTGATGCACTCGTGTTGTTTCTGTCTGCCGCCGTACACGCTGCCGGACGTCGCCGAGGTGCTGTGGGAGGTCATGATGTTCGACAGACCC aCGTTCTGTCGCTGGTTAGAAAATTCTCTGAAAGGTTTACCGAAGGAGACGTCAGGAGGAGCCGTGACCGTCACTCACAAACAGCTGACTGATTTCCACAAACAGGTCACCAG tGCTGAGGAGTGTAAACAGGTGTGTTGGGCCATCAGAGAGTTCACCAGACTGTTCCGATAG
- the tnpo3 gene encoding transportin-3 isoform X2 has product MYAWEISDQLLQLKQDVESCYFAAQTMKMKIQTSFFELPPETHNALRDSLLTHIQNLKDLSPIIVTQLALAIADLALQMASWKGCVHTLIEKYNNDISSMPFLIEILTVLPEEVHSRSLRIGANRRTEIIEDLAYYSSTVVTLLTSCVEKAGSDEKMLIKVFRCLGSWFNLGVLDSNFMASNQLLMVLFQVLQRDETSTNLHESASDCVCSALYAIENVETNMALALQLFQGVLTLETAYHMAVAREDLDKVLNYCRIFTELCETFLETTVRSPGQGMGDLRTLELLLICAGHPQYEVVEISFNFWYRLGEHLYKINDAALHTIFRPYIQRLLHCLARHCQLDPDHEGIPEDTDDFGEFRMRVSDLVKDVIFLVGSMECFSQLYSTLKEGNPSWEVTEAVLFIMAAIAKSVDPENNPTLSEVLQQVVLLPESVHMAVRYTSIELVGEMSEVVDRNPRFLDPVLNYLMKGLREKTLASAAAKAIHNICSVCRDHMAQHFQGLLDIARALDSFALSTEAAVGLLKGTALVLARLPLEKIAECLSDLCAVQVMALKKLLAEESTNGKSADPTVWLDRLAVIFRHTNPIVENGQTHPCQKVIQEIWPVLSETLNTHQADNRIVERCCRCLRFAVRCVGKGSASLLQPLVTQMVSVYQVYPHSCFLYLGSILVDEYGMEEGCRQGLLDMLQALCMPTFQLLEQQNGLRNHPDTVDDLFRLATRFVQRSPVTLLSSSIIVHIIQCAIAATSLDHRDANCSVMKFVRDLIHTGVANDHEEDFEVRKQLIGQAMEQHGQQLVTQLMHSCCFCLPPYTLPDVAEVLWEVMMFDRPTFCRWLENSLKGLPKETSGGAVTVTHKQLTDFHKQVTSAEECKQVCWAIREFTRLFR; this is encoded by the exons ATGTACGCATGGGAGATCTCCgatcagctgctgcagctcaaaCAGGACGTGGAGTCGTGTTACTTTGCTGCTCAgacgatgaagatgaagatCCAAACGTCCTTCTTCGAGCTTCCACCCGAGACCCACAATGCACTGCGAGACTCGCTGCTGACCCACATCCAGAACCTCAAAGACCTGTCGCCCATCATCGTCACACAG CTGGCTTTAGCCATAGCAGATCTCGCCCTTCAGATGGCTTCGTGGAAAGGATGTGTTCACACGCTCATAGAAAA GTACAACAATGACATCAGCTCGATGCCCTTCCTCATAGAGATTCTCACTGTGCTACCGGAGGAAGTCCACAGTCGATCTCTACGAATCGGAGCCAATCGTAGGACAGAAATCATCGAGGATCTGGCGTATTACTCCAGCACTGTCGTCACTTTGCTG ACGTCGTGTGTGGAGAAGGCGGGTAGCGATGAGAAGATGCTCATCAAGGTCTTTCGCTGTTTGGGCAGCTGGTTCAACCTGGGAGTCCTGGACAGTAACTTCATGGCCAGTAACCAGCTGCTCATGGTCCTCTTCCAAGTCCTG CAGAGGGATGAAACATCTACCAACCTCCACGAGTCGGCGTCCGACTGCGTCTGCTCGGCTCTTTACGCCATAGAAAATGTGGAGACCAACATGGCGTTAGCTCTGCAGCTCTTCCAGGGCGTTCTGACGCTGGAGACGGCGTATCACATGGCCGTGGCCCGGGAAGACCTTGACAA AGTGCTGAACTACTGCAGGATCTTCACCGAACTCTGCGAGACATTTTTAGAGACGACCGTCAGGAGTCCAGGCCAAGGTATGGGAGACCTGAGGacactggagctgctgctgatctGTGCAGGACACCCGCAGTATGAG GTTGTAGAGATCTCCTTTAACTTCTGGTACCGTCTCGGAGAACAtctgtataaaataaatgacgCAGCTCTCCACACCATCTTCAGACCGTACATCCAGAGACTTCTGCACTGTTTGGCCCGACACTGTCAACTGGATCCAGACCAC GAGGGGATCCCAGAGGACACCGATGATTTTGGGGAGTTCAGGATGAGAGTCTCTGACCTCGTTAAAGACGTCATTTTTCTGGTTGGATCCATGGAGTGTTTCTCTCAG TTATATTCTACGTTAAAAGAAGGGAATCCTTCCTGGGAGGTGACGGAAGCTGTTCTATTCATCATGGCTGCGATCGCTAAAAGTGTTGATCC AGAGAACAACCCGACGCTCTCGGAGGTGTTGCAGCAGGTGGTTTTACTTCCGGAAAGCGTCCATATGGCGGTTCGTTATACGAGCATCGAGCTGGTCGGAGAGATGAGTGAGGTCGTGGACAGAAACCCAAGATTTCTCG ACCCCGTGTTGAACTATCTGATGAAAGGTCTCAGAGAGAAAACTCTGGCGTCAGCAGCAGCGAAGGCAATCCACAACATCTGTTCAGTGTGCAGAGATCACATGGCTCAACACTTCCAGGGTCTGCTGGACATCGCTCGCGCCCTCGACTCCTTCGCCCTGTCCACTGAGGCCGCTGTAGGACTGCTTAAAG GTACAGCTCTGGTCCTGGCTCGTCTTCCTCTGGAGAAGATCGCAGAGTGTCTCAGTGATCTCTGTGCTGTTCAGGTCATGGCTCTAAAAAAG CTTTTGGCTGAAGAATCTACAAACGGTAAATCAGCTGATCCCACCGTCTGGCTTGACCGACTGGCTGTTATCTTCAG acacacaaaccCCATTGTTGAGAACGGACAGACTCACCCCTGTCAGAAAGTCATTCAGGAG ATCTGGCCAGTGCTGTCGGAGACTCTGAACACTCATCAGGCTGATAACAGGATTGTGGAGAGATGCTGTCGCTGTCTCAGGTTCGCTGTACGATGTGTCGGGAAAGGCTCCGCATCCCTGCTGCAGCCGCTCGTTACTCAG ATGGTGAGTGTGTACCAGGTGTATCCACACTCCTGCTTCCTCTACCTTGGCAGCATTCTGGTGGACGAGTATGGCATGGAGGAGGGTTGCAGGCAGGGACTGCTTGATATGTTACAG gctCTGTGTATGCCGACCTTCCAGCTGTTGGAGCAGCAGAATGGTCTGAGGAATCATCCTGACACCGTAGATGACCTGTTCAGACTGGCCACCAG GTTTGTTCAGAGGAGTCCCGTCACTTtactcagcagcagcatcatcgtTCACATCATCCAGTGCGCAATCGCTGCCACCTCATTGGACCACCGAGACGCCAACTGCAGCGTCATGAAGTTTGTCAGAGACCTCATTCACACCGGAGTCGCTAACGAC CACGAGGAGGACTTTGAGGTGAGGAAGCAGCTGATTGGTCAGGCTATGGAGCAGCACGGTCAGCAGCTCGTCACTCAGCTGATGCACTCGTGTTGTTTCTGTCTGCCGCCGTACACGCTGCCGGACGTCGCCGAGGTGCTGTGGGAGGTCATGATGTTCGACAGACCC aCGTTCTGTCGCTGGTTAGAAAATTCTCTGAAAGGTTTACCGAAGGAGACGTCAGGAGGAGCCGTGACCGTCACTCACAAACAGCTGACTGATTTCCACAAACAGGTCACCAG tGCTGAGGAGTGTAAACAGGTGTGTTGGGCCATCAGAGAGTTCACCAGACTGTTCCGATAG